A region of the Acidobacteriota bacterium genome:
GCGCGTCACGGGGTGCCACGGCTACTGCCAGATGGAGCCTTCCGTCCTTGTCGAGCCCCGCGGGACCTTCTACCCGAAGGTCGGGCCGACGGACGTCACCCGGATTATCGATGCCATTCGGAGAGGAGCGGTCGTCGATGATCTGTTGTTCCAGGATCCACTCACGGGACGGCCAATTGAGAAACAGCACGATTTGCCCTTCTACGCGAGTCAGGTGCGGACGATCCTCAGCCTCAACGAGAAAGTCGATCCGATCCGGATCTACAACTACATCGAGCACGACGGGTACGCGGCTCTGCAATCGGCCCTGAGCAGGGGCGACCCGGTGTGGGTGCTCGCCCAAGTCAAGGCATCCGGCCTGCGCGGACGCGGCGGTGCTGGTTTCCCGACTGGCGTGAAATGGGAAGCGTTGGCGTCGCAGCGAAACGGGCGCGGCAAGATTCTCGTGTGCAACGCCGACGAAGGCGACCCGGGCGCCTACATGGACCGCAGCGTGCTCGAGGGCAACCCGCACAGCATACTCGAAGGCATGATCATCGGCGCGTACGCGACGGGGGCGGACGAAGGCGTGATCTATGTGCGGAGCGAGTACCCGCTGGCGGTCAAGCACCTCAAGGTGGCGCTCCGGCAGGCTCGCGAGCTTGGCTTGCTTGGCAAGAACATCCTTGGCGCGGGGTTCTCCTTCGACATCTCGCTCGTCAAGGGTGCCGGGGCATTCGTCTGCGGAGAAGAGACGGCGCTCATGCGGTCGGTCGAGGGCAAGATGGGGGAACCGCGGCAGCGACCGCCGTTCCCGGTTCAGAAGGGCATCGACGGCAAGCCGACGGCCATCAACAATGTCGAGACCTGGGCCAACATCCCAGCCATCCTCCGGCAAGGGGCGGCAGCCTACGCAGCCACGGGCACCGCGAGCAGCACGGGCACGAAGATCTTCAGCCTGGTCGGCAAGATCAGGAACACCGGGCTCGTCGAAGTGCCCATGGGCACGACGGTCGAGGACATCGTCACCACCATCGGCGGCGGGCCCTCAGGAACGGCACGGATCAAGGCGGTGCAGACAGGTGGTCCCTCGGGGGGGTGTATCCCATCGCGGATGTTCGACTTGCCCATCGACTACGAGAGCCTCGCACAAGCGGGGTCGATCATGGGGTCGGGCGGCATGATCGTCATGGACGAAAACACCTGCATGGTGGACATCGCCAAGTACTTCATGCGCTTCCTCAAGGACGAGTCGTGCGGGAAGTGCTTCACGTGCCGCAAGGGTACGCAGCGGATGCACGAGATCCTGGACGACATATCGACGGGAAAGGGAACCCTCGACGCCCTTGCGCTGCTCGAAGAACTCGCGGTCGTCGTGAAGGACACGACGATGTGCGGCCTTGGCCAGACCGCGGCGAATCCCGTGCTGAGCACGCTGCGGTATTTCAGGCACGAGTACGAACGTCACATTCTGGATCGGAAGTGCGACGCCTTTGTCTGCAAGGATTTGGTTGGCGCGCCCTGCCAGTCCGCGTGCCCCATCGGCACCGAGGCCTGGAGGTACGTTGCCCACCTGGCCCGAGGTGAGTACGAAGACGCGTATCGGGTCATTCGTGAGGCCAATCCGTTCCCGTCGGTCTGTGCCAGAGTGTGCGACCACCCGTGCGAAGAACGATGCCGCCTCGGCACAACCGGGGGCCGGGCGATTGCGATTCGCGCGTTGAAACGGTTCGTCACCGATCGCGTCGATCCGGCCGTGTACCGGCCTGTTCGGAGGGCTGGCGCGGCGATGGCCATGCCGAAGATCGCCATCGTCGGCTCGGGGCCGGCTGGACTGACCGCCGCCCATTACTTGTCCCTCGATGGGTATGCCGTCACCGTATTCGAAGCGGACGATCGACCTGGCGGCATGCTGGTCAGCGGGATTCCGGCTTACCGGCTGCGCCGCGACACGCTGCGCAGAGAAATCGACTCGTTGGTTGACGGGCACATCGATCTACGGTGCGAGACGGCGCTCGGCCGGGACTTCACCCTCGACAGCCTGTTTGCGGACCACTTCAAGGCGGTGTTTGTGGCGCTGGGCGCCCACAAGAGCCGTCGCCTCAACATCGAAGGAGAGAATGTCGACGGCGTCATTCCGGCCATCCAGTTCCTGAAGGCCTTCAACCTGCGCGGTGAGACACTGGCCAAAGGACACGTCGGTATCATTGGCGGTGGCAACTCGGCGGTTGACGCGGCCCGAGTCGCCTTGCGCCAGGAAGGCGTCGAGAGCGTCACGATCTTCTACCGCCGCACGCGGCACGACATGCCCGCGCTGAAGGAAGAGGTCGGGGCCGCGCTCGTCGAGGGCATCACGCTCAAGTGCCTGGTCTCGCCGGTGAAGATCCTCTCTCGGGACGGCCGCTTGACGGGAATCGAGTGCGTGCGCAACACGCTCGGGCGAATGGACGCCAGCGGGCGGAGGCATCCGACATCCATTCCCGGGAGCGAGTTCACGACACCGCTCGACTACCTGATTGTGACCATCGGCGACGAACCTGACATCGACTACATGTCGTCGATGGGCCTGACAATCACCGAGCGCGGCACGCTCGCCGTCGATCCCGAGACACTTGCGACGAACAGGGTTGGCGTGTTCGCGGGCGGCGACGTGGTCACCGGACCAAACACGGTGGTGGAGGCGATTGCTGCCGGCAAGAAAGCGGCGGCGGTCATCGACCGTTACTTGAGAGGGGAGGAACTGCGAAGGCCGGCGACGCCGAATCTCCCCAAGGTGTACGTCGAGCCGCTGGAGGCCACCGACGCCGAGGGCGCGACGACCAGTCGCGCCCTGCCACCCACACTGCCGCCCGAGGTGCGCAAACGGAGTTTTGCGGAGGTCGAGTTCTCGCTGTCAGCCGAAGAAGCCACAAGCGAAGCCCGGCGCTGCTTGCGATGCGACCTCGAGTTCACCCGGGTCTAGCCGCCTGGGGGAGGGAACGACACATGATTTCGCTGAAGGTCAACGGTTTACCCGTCTCGGTCGAGAGGGGCACAACACTTCTTGAGGCGGCGCAGTTCCTGGGTTTTCCCATTCCGACCTTGTGCCACATGGAGGGGCTCTCGTCATACGGCGCGTGCCGCCTGTGTGTGGTGGAAATCGGAGAAGGGCCGAAGGCGCGCCTGGTCTCGTCGTGCACCTACCCATCAGAGGAAGGACTCAGCATGCGCACCGCGTCGGCGCGGGTCGTGCGCGCACGGAAGATGACGATAGAACTGCTGCTGGCCTCGTGCCCGCAGTCAAAGGTGATCCAGGATCTCGCCTCCGCCCACGACGTTCGGCAGCAGCGGTTCCGCCAGGAGCACGAGGACTGCATCCTCTGCGGGTTGTGCGCCCGGATGTGCAAAGAACAGATGGGGGCTGGCGCGATTGGCTTCAGGGGCCGAGGCGAGCGGCGGACGCTCGGCACGCCGTTTGACAAGACCTCAGAGGTGTGTCGGCTGTGCGGCGGGTGCATGTATGTCTGCCCAACCTGCCAGTTGCGCTGCACGTTCAACGAGCCCGAACGCGCAATCTGTGGCGGGTGCGCCAATCTCGGCCCGCCGTGCCTCGAGAAACCGACGTTCGACGACATGATGTGTTACATGTCCCCCTGCGTCGCCTGTGAGATCCGCAAAGACTGACCGGAGAATGAGGAGACTCAAATGTCACTGTCCATCGTGAATGCGTCGGCGGCGACCCTGACCAAGAACCGGACCGAACACTCTGTCGTCCCGACCTCCGGCATGTGTGTGACATGTGTCGACGGCTGCATCGGGATGTGCGAGATCGGCAAGTCGGCATACCGGGGCCACGAAGTGATCTACCCGCAGCCCTTCGGCGTGATTACCACCGCTGGCGAGAAACACTACCCGGTTGATTACTCACACTTCAACATCATGGGTACCGCAGTCGGCGCCTACGGCATCGAGGCCGACAGCGACAAGGCCATCTTCCCTGCGGTGAATCTCGGGGTGGTCATCGGCCACGACAACGGGATCCGCTTCCGGTATCCCTGGATCATTCCCGGCATTGGATCGACCAACATCGCGAAGAACAACTGGGAAGGACTCGCCATCGGGTCTGCGATCGCGGGAACGGGGCTGACGATTGGCGAAAACGTTGTGGGCATGGATCCCGACGCCGTTCTTCGCAACGGCCGTGTCGTCGATACCGCGGACTTGAAGCGTCGCGTACGACTCTACAAGGACTATCAGCGGGACGGCTACGGCGCGATCATCGTTCAGGCTAACGTCGAAGACACGCGTCTAGGCGTCCAGGAGTACGCAATCGAACAACTTGGCGTTGAAATTGTCGAACTCAAATGGGGTCAGGGTGCCAAGGACATCGGCGGCGAGGTGAAGATCGCGAGCCTGCGTAAAGCGCAGATGCTCTACGAGCGCGGCTACATCGTACTGCCGAATCCGATTGATCCAGCAGTGATCGAGGCCTTCGAACGAGGAGCGTTCAAGGAGTTTGAGCGCCACTCCCGCGTCGGCATGGTGTCCGAGGAAGGCTTCGCACAGCGCGTCGAGGAACTGCGCAAGGCGGGCGCCAAGTACGTCTTCCTGAAGACCGGTGCGTACCGACCTGCTGATCTCGCGCGCGCGGTCGCGTTTTCGTCGAAGTACGGCATCGACCTGCTCACCGTCGACGGGGCCGGCGGCGGGACGGGCATGAGTCCCTGGCACATGATGAACGAGTGGGGCGTTCCGCCCGTGGAGCTTCACTCGCTCCTGTACCAGTACCTGAAGCGCATCGCGGACGCGGGAGGTCGTCTGCCGGCGGTGGCGGTGGCCGGCGGGTTCGTGTTCGAGGATGCGATCTTCAAGGGCCTCGCGATGGGAGCCCCGTTTGTGAAACTGGTAGGAATGGCTCGCGCGCCGATTGCCGCAGCAATGGTCGGCAAGACCATCGGCCGGGCAATCGAGGACGACCAGTTGCCCGTCTATATTGAGCGGTTCGGCAACACGAGGGACCAGATCTTCGTGACAGCCGCTAGCCTGCGGCAGGAGATTGGCAACGACGCCTTTGAAAAACTGCCGGCTGGTGCCATCGGTCTCTACACGTACTACGAACGGATCGCCCAGGGACTGCGGCAGTTGATGGCTGGCAGCCGCAAGTTCACGACCGCGTACATCTCGCGGGACGACATCGCGTCGTTGACGCCCGAGGCAAGCCGCGTGAGCGGCATCTCGTACGTGATGGACGTGGACCGGCACGAGACGGAGCGGATTATCGGAGGTGCCTGCTCGCCGGC
Encoded here:
- a CDS encoding 2Fe-2S iron-sulfur cluster-binding protein is translated as MISLKVNGLPVSVERGTTLLEAAQFLGFPIPTLCHMEGLSSYGACRLCVVEIGEGPKARLVSSCTYPSEEGLSMRTASARVVRARKMTIELLLASCPQSKVIQDLASAHDVRQQRFRQEHEDCILCGLCARMCKEQMGAGAIGFRGRGERRTLGTPFDKTSEVCRLCGGCMYVCPTCQLRCTFNEPERAICGGCANLGPPCLEKPTFDDMMCYMSPCVACEIRKD
- a CDS encoding FAD-dependent oxidoreductase, whose translation is MPKIAIVGSGPAGLTAAHYLSLDGYAVTVFEADDRPGGMLVSGIPAYRLRRDTLRREIDSLVDGHIDLRCETALGRDFTLDSLFADHFKAVFVALGAHKSRRLNIEGENVDGVIPAIQFLKAFNLRGETLAKGHVGIIGGGNSAVDAARVALRQEGVESVTIFYRRTRHDMPALKEEVGAALVEGITLKCLVSPVKILSRDGRLTGIECVRNTLGRMDASGRRHPTSIPGSEFTTPLDYLIVTIGDEPDIDYMSSMGLTITERGTLAVDPETLATNRVGVFAGGDVVTGPNTVVEAIAAGKKAAAVIDRYLRGEELRRPATPNLPKVYVEPLEATDAEGATTSRALPPTLPPEVRKRSFAEVEFSLSAEEATSEARRCLRCDLEFTRV
- a CDS encoding FMN-binding glutamate synthase family protein, with translation MSLSIVNASAATLTKNRTEHSVVPTSGMCVTCVDGCIGMCEIGKSAYRGHEVIYPQPFGVITTAGEKHYPVDYSHFNIMGTAVGAYGIEADSDKAIFPAVNLGVVIGHDNGIRFRYPWIIPGIGSTNIAKNNWEGLAIGSAIAGTGLTIGENVVGMDPDAVLRNGRVVDTADLKRRVRLYKDYQRDGYGAIIVQANVEDTRLGVQEYAIEQLGVEIVELKWGQGAKDIGGEVKIASLRKAQMLYERGYIVLPNPIDPAVIEAFERGAFKEFERHSRVGMVSEEGFAQRVEELRKAGAKYVFLKTGAYRPADLARAVAFSSKYGIDLLTVDGAGGGTGMSPWHMMNEWGVPPVELHSLLYQYLKRIADAGGRLPAVAVAGGFVFEDAIFKGLAMGAPFVKLVGMARAPIAAAMVGKTIGRAIEDDQLPVYIERFGNTRDQIFVTAASLRQEIGNDAFEKLPAGAIGLYTYYERIAQGLRQLMAGSRKFTTAYISRDDIASLTPEASRVSGISYVMDVDRHETERIIGGACSPALV